In Brachypodium distachyon strain Bd21 chromosome 2, Brachypodium_distachyon_v3.0, whole genome shotgun sequence, one genomic interval encodes:
- the LOC100839907 gene encoding agamous-like MADS-box protein AGL62-like has translation MVRPRGKSSTGRHRIEMSPIANRSSRQVTFSKRRSGFFKKGSELAILCGARVVLVVFSEVGNVFALGSPSADAVLDGGTGPDEGEREALEGMCRAREEAAERVAAETAGMDSIGDKVAQAQVGRRSWWEADVEMLGEAELPEFARALKRFRDDVRRHADKLLSAPPAAAAVAAPAPCTTATAAVSPGTHGDPSASDSWAY, from the coding sequence ATGGTTCGGCCGCGTGGCAAGTCGAGCACGGGGCGGCACCGGATCGAGATGAGCCCCATAGCGAACAGGAGCAGCCGGCAGGTGACCTTCTCGAAGCGCCGCTCCGGGTTCTTCAAGAAGGGCTCGGAGCTCGCCATCCTCTGCGGCGCCCGCGTCGTGctcgtcgtcttctccgaGGTCGGCAACGTCTTCGCCCTCGGCAGCCCCTCCGCGGACGCCGTCCTCGACGGCGGCACCGGCCCTGACGAGGGCGAGCGTGAGGCGTTGGAAGGGATGTGccgcgcgagggaggaggccgcggagcgggtggcggcggagacggcggggATGGACTCGATCGGGGACAAGGTTGCGCAGGCCCAGGTCGGGAGGAGGTCCTGGTGGGAGGCTGACGTGGAGATGCTCGGGGAGGCGGAGCTGCCGGAGTTCGCCAGGGCGCTCAAGCGATTCAGGGACGATGTGCGCCGCCACGCGGATAAGCTGCTCTCTGCCccgccggctgccgccgccgtcgcggcaCCGGCACCGTGTACCACGGCGACGGCAGCCGTGTCGCCGGGCACGCACGGGGATCCGTCTGCTTCTGATTCTTGGGCTTACTAG